The Nitrospira sp. genome window below encodes:
- a CDS encoding nitrate oxidoreductase subunit beta — MPEVYNWQLGRKMLYPYEERHPKWQFAFVFNINRCLACQTCSMADKSTWLFSKGQEYMWWNNVETKPYGGYPQFYDVKITQLIEQVNPGGQVWNVRVGRKHHAPYGVFEGMTIFDAGAKVGQAAIGYIPTDQEWRFVNIYEDTATSMRALVEGIDKTGFSRDEPWKMTGSSLPEHETFYFYLQRICNHCTYPGCLAACPRKAIYKRPEDGIVLIDQNRCRGYKKCVEQCPYKKPMYRGTTRVSEKCIACYPRIEGKDPLTGGEPMETRCMAACVGKIRMQSLVRIGEDGLWAEDRWHPLYYAIRVEQVALPLYPQWGTEPNGYYIPPRHSPRGYARQMFGPGVDNAIEKYLVPSRELLAVLQLWRASQQIIFRYDVIPGPKVFETQIHGKRFEMYNDTVLGFNKSGKEVARIQVEEPIYIRPAERVTWL; from the coding sequence ATGCCTGAAGTCTATAATTGGCAGCTGGGACGCAAGATGTTGTATCCCTACGAGGAACGGCATCCGAAGTGGCAGTTTGCCTTTGTGTTCAACATCAATCGCTGTTTGGCCTGTCAAACCTGTAGCATGGCCGATAAGTCGACCTGGCTCTTCTCCAAAGGCCAGGAATACATGTGGTGGAACAACGTGGAAACCAAGCCCTACGGCGGGTATCCCCAGTTCTACGACGTGAAGATCACGCAGCTGATCGAGCAGGTCAATCCGGGTGGGCAGGTCTGGAACGTCCGGGTCGGACGGAAGCACCATGCCCCCTACGGCGTGTTCGAAGGGATGACGATTTTCGATGCCGGGGCCAAAGTGGGCCAGGCCGCGATCGGCTATATTCCGACGGACCAGGAATGGCGGTTCGTCAATATCTATGAAGACACGGCCACCTCGATGCGCGCCCTGGTCGAGGGCATCGACAAGACCGGCTTCTCTCGGGATGAACCCTGGAAAATGACCGGCAGCAGCCTCCCGGAACATGAGACCTTCTACTTCTATCTTCAACGCATTTGCAATCACTGCACCTATCCCGGCTGCTTGGCGGCCTGTCCGCGCAAGGCGATCTACAAGCGGCCGGAAGACGGGATCGTCCTGATCGACCAGAATCGCTGCCGAGGGTATAAGAAATGTGTCGAGCAATGTCCCTATAAAAAACCCATGTATCGGGGGACGACGCGGGTCAGCGAGAAGTGTATCGCCTGTTATCCTCGGATCGAAGGGAAGGATCCGCTCACCGGCGGCGAACCGATGGAAACGCGCTGCATGGCGGCCTGCGTGGGCAAGATCCGGATGCAGAGCCTGGTGCGGATCGGCGAGGATGGGCTCTGGGCCGAAGACCGGTGGCATCCGCTCTACTATGCCATCCGGGTCGAGCAAGTGGCCTTGCCGCTGTATCCGCAGTGGGGGACCGAGCCCAATGGGTACTACATCCCGCCCCGGCATTCCCCCCGTGGCTATGCCCGGCAGATGTTTGGGCCTGGTGTGGACAATGCCATTGAAAAGTATCTGGTGCCGAGTCGGGAACTGTTGGCTGTACTTCAGCTCTGGCGCGCCAGCCAGCAGATCATCTTCCGGTACGATGTCATTCCGGGGCCGAAAGTCTTCGAAACCCAGATTCACGGGAAGCGGTTCGAGATGTACAACGATACGGTGTTGGGCTTCAATAAGTCGGGGAAAGAAGTGGCCCGCATTCAAGTCGAAGAGCCCATCTATATCCGGCCGGCCGAACGGGTAACCTGGCTGTAG
- a CDS encoding molybdopterin-dependent oxidoreductase → MFLSRRQFLKVSAGTVAAAAVADKVLALTALQPVIEVGNPLGDYPDRSWERVYHDQYRYDSSFTWVCSPNDTHACRIRAFVRNGVVMRVEQNYDHQTYEDLYGNRGTFAHNPRMCLKGFTFHRRVYGPYRLKGPLMRKGWKQWMDDGSPELTPESKRKYKFDSRFLDDMLRVSWDTAFTYAAKAMIVIGTRYSGEAGARRLREQGYAPEMIEMMKGAGVRCFKHRAGMPILGLIGKHGNTRFNNSVLPLLDTWIRKVGPDQAQGGRYWNNYTWHGDQDPSQPWWNGTQNCDTDLSDMRFSKMNTSWGKNFVENKMPEAHWKLESIERGCRIVVITPEYNPTATRADYWIPLRPQSDGALFLGACKIILDENMQDIDYIKQFTDMPLLVRTDTLQYLDPRDVVPNYKFPDFSHSYSGRIQSLKSDQIERLGGFMVWDLAKKQAVPLHREQVGWHFDKSGIDPALTGTYRVKLLNGREIDALPIYQMYLIHLQDYDLDTVHQITRSPKDLIVRWARDSGTIKPMAIHNGEGVCHYFHMTETGRAAALVTTLTGNIGKFGTGCHTWSGNYKVGIWNATPWSGVGSGVHLSEDPWRLNLDANAHGKEIKYRNYYYGEEPGYWNHGDTALIVNTPKYGRKVFTGKTHMPTPSKIRWVVNVNILNNAKHHYDMVRNVDPNIECLMTQDIEMTSDVNHNDIAFAANSWMEFTYPEMTATVSNPWIQIWKGGIRPLYDTRNDADTFAGVAAKLAEMTGDGRMRDVFHFVYLNRVDVYAQRLLDASSTFYGYSADVLLKSEKGWMVMTRTYPRHPLWEETNESKPMWTRSGRIETYRVEPEAIEYGENFVVHREGPEATPYLPNAIFTTNPYVRPDDYGIPITAQHHDDKTIRNIKLSWAEIKRHSNPLWEKGYQFYCVTPKTRHRVHSQWSVNDWVQIYESNFGDPYRMDKRTPGVGEHQVHINPQAAKDRGINDGDYVYIDGNPVDRPYRGWKPSDPYYKVARLMIRAKYNPSYPYHVTMAKHAPFVSTPKSVKGHETRPDGRAIAIDTGYQSNFRYGAQQSFTRSWLMPMHQTDSLPGKYSNGLRMKWGFEIDHHAVNTVPKECLIRITKAEDGGIGGRGPWEPVRTGFTPGQENEFMIKWLKGEHIKIKV, encoded by the coding sequence ATGTTCTTGTCACGTCGACAATTTTTGAAGGTCTCAGCAGGCACCGTCGCGGCTGCCGCCGTGGCGGACAAAGTCCTGGCCCTGACGGCCCTGCAGCCGGTGATCGAAGTGGGCAATCCCTTGGGGGATTATCCGGACCGCTCGTGGGAGCGGGTCTATCATGACCAATACCGGTATGATTCCTCCTTTACGTGGGTCTGCTCCCCGAACGACACCCATGCTTGCCGCATCCGGGCCTTTGTGCGGAACGGCGTCGTCATGCGGGTGGAACAGAACTACGACCACCAAACGTATGAAGACCTGTACGGCAATCGTGGGACGTTTGCCCATAACCCACGGATGTGCCTGAAGGGGTTCACCTTCCATCGCCGGGTCTATGGGCCCTATCGCTTGAAGGGGCCCTTGATGCGGAAGGGGTGGAAACAGTGGATGGATGACGGCTCGCCGGAGCTGACCCCGGAATCCAAACGCAAGTACAAGTTCGACAGCCGTTTCTTGGACGACATGCTGCGGGTCTCGTGGGACACCGCCTTTACCTATGCGGCGAAGGCGATGATCGTCATCGGCACACGGTACAGCGGGGAAGCCGGGGCCCGGCGGCTGCGCGAGCAGGGCTATGCGCCGGAGATGATCGAGATGATGAAGGGGGCGGGGGTGCGTTGTTTCAAACACCGCGCCGGCATGCCCATTCTCGGACTCATCGGCAAGCACGGCAATACCCGTTTCAACAACAGCGTCCTGCCGTTGCTGGACACCTGGATCCGGAAGGTCGGTCCGGATCAGGCGCAAGGGGGGCGGTATTGGAACAATTACACCTGGCACGGAGACCAGGACCCCTCGCAGCCCTGGTGGAACGGCACCCAAAACTGCGATACCGATTTGAGCGACATGCGGTTCTCCAAGATGAACACGAGCTGGGGCAAGAACTTCGTGGAAAATAAGATGCCGGAAGCGCACTGGAAGCTCGAATCGATCGAGCGCGGCTGCCGCATCGTGGTCATCACCCCGGAGTACAATCCGACGGCGACGCGCGCCGACTACTGGATTCCTCTGCGACCGCAATCGGACGGGGCTCTGTTCCTCGGGGCCTGCAAGATCATTCTCGATGAGAACATGCAGGACATCGACTACATCAAGCAGTTTACCGATATGCCGCTGTTAGTCCGTACGGATACTTTGCAGTATTTGGATCCGCGGGATGTCGTGCCCAACTACAAATTTCCCGACTTTTCCCACAGCTATTCGGGCCGGATCCAATCGTTGAAATCGGATCAGATCGAGCGGCTCGGGGGCTTCATGGTGTGGGACTTGGCCAAGAAACAGGCGGTGCCGCTCCATCGGGAGCAGGTCGGCTGGCATTTCGACAAGAGCGGGATCGATCCGGCCCTGACCGGCACCTATCGGGTCAAGTTGCTGAACGGCCGCGAAATCGACGCCCTGCCGATCTACCAGATGTATCTGATCCACCTCCAAGACTACGATCTGGATACCGTCCATCAGATCACCCGCTCGCCCAAGGACCTCATTGTTCGCTGGGCGCGCGACTCCGGCACGATTAAGCCGATGGCCATCCACAACGGCGAGGGCGTCTGTCACTATTTCCATATGACGGAAACGGGCCGGGCGGCGGCCCTCGTCACGACCTTGACCGGCAATATCGGCAAATTCGGCACGGGCTGCCATACCTGGTCCGGCAATTACAAAGTGGGGATTTGGAATGCCACGCCCTGGTCCGGGGTCGGCTCCGGTGTGCATCTCTCGGAAGATCCCTGGCGGCTCAATCTGGATGCCAATGCCCATGGGAAGGAAATCAAATACCGGAATTACTATTATGGCGAGGAGCCGGGGTACTGGAACCACGGCGACACCGCCTTGATCGTCAATACCCCAAAGTATGGGCGCAAGGTGTTTACCGGCAAGACCCATATGCCGACCCCCAGTAAGATCCGGTGGGTCGTGAACGTCAACATCTTAAACAACGCCAAGCACCATTACGACATGGTGCGGAACGTCGATCCGAACATCGAATGTCTGATGACGCAGGACATCGAAATGACGTCCGACGTCAACCACAACGATATCGCCTTCGCCGCCAACTCCTGGATGGAGTTCACCTACCCGGAGATGACGGCCACGGTATCGAATCCCTGGATTCAGATTTGGAAGGGAGGCATCCGACCATTGTACGACACGCGGAACGATGCGGATACGTTTGCCGGCGTGGCGGCCAAGTTGGCCGAGATGACGGGGGACGGCCGCATGCGCGACGTCTTCCATTTCGTCTATCTGAATCGCGTGGATGTGTATGCGCAACGGCTCCTCGATGCGTCCAGCACCTTCTACGGCTACAGTGCCGATGTGCTGTTGAAGTCGGAAAAGGGCTGGATGGTGATGACTCGCACCTATCCGCGACATCCTCTCTGGGAAGAGACCAACGAGTCGAAACCGATGTGGACCAGGTCCGGGCGCATCGAGACCTATCGTGTCGAACCGGAAGCCATCGAGTACGGCGAAAACTTCGTCGTGCATCGCGAAGGGCCGGAGGCGACCCCCTACTTGCCGAACGCCATCTTCACGACGAACCCCTATGTGCGGCCGGACGACTATGGCATTCCCATCACGGCCCAGCACCACGACGACAAGACAATTCGGAACATTAAGCTGTCCTGGGCTGAGATCAAGCGTCATAGCAACCCCCTGTGGGAGAAGGGGTACCAGTTCTACTGCGTGACCCCCAAGACCAGGCATCGGGTCCACAGTCAGTGGTCGGTGAACGACTGGGTACAGATTTACGAGTCGAACTTCGGCGATCCCTACCGCATGGACAAGCGGACGCCGGGTGTCGGCGAACATCAAGTGCACATCAATCCGCAAGCGGCCAAAGACCGCGGCATCAACGACGGCGACTATGTGTACATCGACGGTAATCCTGTCGACCGTCCCTACCGCGGCTGGAAGCCGAGCGATCCCTACTACAAGGTCGCGCGGTTGATGATTCGCGCGAAATACAATCCGTCCTATCCGTACCATGTCACGATGGCCAAGCATGCACCCTTCGTCTCGACGCCGAAGTCGGTCAAGGGTCATGAAACGAGACCGGACGGGCGCGCCATCGCGATCGATACCGGCTACCAGTCCAACTTCCGGTACGGCGCGCAACAGTCCTTTACGCGCAGTTGGCTCATGCCGATGCATCAAACCGACTCGCTCCCCGGTAAATATTCGAACGGGCTCCGGATGAAGTGGGGGTTCGAAATCGACCACCATGCGGTCAATACCGTGCCGAAGGAATGTCTCATCCGCATCACCAAGGCGGAAGACGGCGGCATCGGGGGTCGTGGGCCGTGGGAACCGGTGCGGACCGGCTTCACGCCGGGTCAAGAAAACGAGTTTATGATCAAGTGGCTCAAAGGTGAGCATATTAAAATTAAAGTCTGA
- a CDS encoding DUF3488 and transglutaminase-like domain-containing protein: MQFDHAHRFASIWLATTSFIGLTLGAGLPEWLAALTGAALILALLRNRGGKVVDPLAALTSISAMRWNLLVIVGFLGFWVDVLWVSGELLPAGIHFLMILLIIKLFNLKLRRDYLQLYAISLVAILASGSLTAELWYLPIFLLYLLAAVWALLLFQLTNNLDGTRLPTTSATLRAQPPASVSQVTPQLFWFANGLALATFGLTLAIFFTIPRVSAGFYQKGFGENMRTSGFSETVNLGEIGPIKRDPTVVMRVGLSDSSRHEAGRLYLRGVAFDQYDGKAWTNRLSYRRTVSEDETGTFVLHGSRSPASAHHGEAIRQSILLEPLDTTVLFAAAFVERISGRFPSVQSDLAGSAYLPFPSSSRIEYSVLSRSNPVLPADLSSESNLYPESFARHFLQIPAQSERIATLAREIAHTKRTTYEKADAIQSFLTRNFRYSLDAPLRDQDQPLEEFLFTRKTGYCEHYATAMVVMLRTIGIPARLVTGFLATEWNEYGNYYLVRQQDAHAWVEMHLPNSGWITMDPTPPSIETLASGSSAWHALERIMDTIRLHWSRFFVQYSAADQLAVVRELKAESTSARTKALDSLSALLSPFISILSGIKDYTSKGAIRSLTEVLGPALIGLAILLWLGIKRPWAKGTASKKTSEDEQLITQLYGRMISHLARRGVPKLTAMPPLEFARLTQERWSDAASAVASITDLYCRARFGRIPLTGEELHRAEDHLRCLMALDKP, translated from the coding sequence ATGCAGTTTGATCACGCCCATCGGTTCGCATCGATTTGGCTGGCTACCACGTCCTTCATCGGCCTGACGCTTGGGGCAGGTCTGCCGGAATGGCTGGCTGCCCTGACGGGTGCCGCGCTGATTCTTGCCCTCTTACGGAACAGAGGCGGCAAGGTTGTGGATCCACTCGCCGCCTTGACGTCGATTTCAGCCATGAGATGGAATCTGCTTGTGATCGTCGGATTTCTTGGATTCTGGGTGGATGTATTGTGGGTCTCGGGCGAACTGCTCCCCGCAGGCATTCACTTCCTCATGATCCTCCTGATCATCAAGCTGTTCAACCTCAAGCTTCGTCGCGATTATCTCCAGCTCTACGCCATCAGCCTCGTGGCGATCCTGGCTTCCGGCTCTCTCACGGCGGAGCTATGGTACCTCCCCATTTTCCTGCTCTATCTTTTGGCCGCTGTGTGGGCCCTGTTGCTGTTTCAGCTGACCAACAATCTGGATGGAACCAGACTACCGACGACGTCGGCCACTCTGCGAGCGCAACCTCCTGCCTCGGTCAGCCAGGTAACACCACAACTCTTTTGGTTTGCAAACGGGCTTGCCCTCGCAACCTTTGGTCTGACCTTGGCGATCTTCTTTACGATTCCCCGAGTCAGTGCTGGGTTCTACCAAAAAGGCTTTGGGGAGAACATGCGCACGTCGGGCTTCTCCGAAACGGTGAACTTGGGGGAGATCGGGCCCATCAAGCGAGATCCCACAGTCGTGATGCGAGTCGGGTTGTCCGACAGCTCTCGACATGAAGCGGGTCGGCTTTACTTACGAGGTGTGGCATTCGATCAATACGACGGCAAGGCCTGGACTAATCGACTGAGTTACCGACGGACTGTGAGCGAAGACGAGACCGGGACGTTCGTCCTCCACGGTAGTCGATCTCCCGCGTCGGCCCACCATGGCGAAGCCATCCGACAGAGCATTCTTTTGGAACCGCTCGACACCACCGTGCTTTTTGCTGCCGCTTTTGTCGAGAGAATCAGCGGAAGGTTCCCCAGCGTTCAGTCAGACTTAGCCGGGTCTGCCTACTTGCCATTCCCCAGTTCGTCACGAATCGAATATTCCGTCCTTTCGCGCTCCAACCCGGTACTACCGGCGGATCTCAGTTCGGAATCCAACCTCTATCCGGAATCATTTGCCCGACATTTCTTGCAGATCCCCGCTCAATCCGAACGAATCGCTACCCTGGCGAGAGAGATCGCCCACACGAAGCGCACGACCTACGAGAAAGCCGACGCCATCCAATCGTTCCTCACCCGTAACTTTCGTTATAGCCTGGATGCGCCTCTGAGAGATCAAGACCAGCCGCTTGAAGAGTTTCTCTTCACCCGAAAAACCGGCTATTGCGAACACTATGCGACCGCCATGGTGGTGATGCTCCGCACCATCGGAATCCCAGCACGCCTCGTCACGGGGTTTCTCGCCACCGAGTGGAATGAATACGGCAACTACTACTTGGTCAGACAGCAAGACGCCCACGCCTGGGTGGAGATGCATCTGCCGAATTCTGGATGGATCACGATGGATCCAACTCCACCCTCCATCGAAACTCTGGCCAGCGGATCATCAGCATGGCATGCGTTGGAACGAATAATGGATACCATCAGACTCCACTGGAGCCGATTTTTTGTCCAGTATAGTGCCGCGGACCAGCTTGCCGTTGTGCGGGAACTAAAAGCGGAGAGTACGTCGGCCCGAACCAAGGCACTCGATTCCTTGAGCGCACTCCTCAGCCCGTTCATCTCCATACTTAGTGGGATAAAGGACTATACATCTAAAGGAGCGATACGGTCTTTGACTGAGGTGCTTGGCCCAGCCTTGATCGGCCTTGCCATTCTTCTCTGGCTAGGGATCAAGCGGCCCTGGGCCAAGGGGACGGCCAGTAAAAAGACGTCTGAGGACGAACAGCTCATCACGCAACTCTATGGACGAATGATCAGCCACCTAGCTCGTAGAGGTGTTCCCAAACTCACTGCAATGCCACCTCTTGAATTCGCCCGCCTCACTCAGGAGCGGTGGAGCGATGCCGCTTCGGCGGTCGCCTCCATTACAGATCTCTATTGCCGAGCCAGATTCGGTCGAATTCCTCTCACAGGAGAAGAACTGCACCGAGCAGAAGATCATCTTCGCTGCCTCATGGCGCTCGATAAACCGTAA
- a CDS encoding DUF58 domain-containing protein, which produces MPHQSPSFFRRLFRHRRTNVTSEGIQFLLFTMAIGLAAINTGNNLFYLLFAMMLSLILTSGVVAEYCLRRLEFHRHLPDHVLVNEPSTVTLVAKNRKSWLPSFSLTMFDVSDGHELHRGLEVRQLLPGASRLLSYPLIATRRGRLQLSGVCVETEFPFGLFKKQTFYPLEEAIIVCPELKPMDERWLGGLFTAGPDRSIHRRGYGNDLYNLRLYQAGDDSRKIHWPTTARTSQLTVRETEAEDQRRAIVHLPIVAPMSHDALFEQAVSLTASIVHHLTQHGYILQLVVGSSRSPFDQGELHLLDLQRMLALCERTSPHAESAMPGESLRHPLDLDGATIIVVQSWLGPEDTEPENLTLLINGSVVAGASHAV; this is translated from the coding sequence ATGCCGCATCAATCTCCTTCCTTCTTCCGTCGATTGTTTCGCCACCGTAGAACGAACGTGACCTCGGAAGGCATTCAATTCCTGCTCTTCACCATGGCGATCGGCCTCGCAGCCATCAATACCGGCAACAATCTCTTCTATCTCTTGTTCGCGATGATGCTGAGCCTGATTTTGACCTCGGGAGTTGTGGCGGAATATTGTCTGCGGCGGTTGGAATTCCATCGTCATCTTCCCGATCATGTCCTTGTGAATGAACCGTCCACTGTCACGCTGGTCGCGAAGAATCGGAAGTCATGGCTCCCCAGCTTTTCCCTGACGATGTTTGATGTCAGCGATGGTCACGAGCTGCATCGAGGCCTGGAGGTTCGCCAACTCCTACCAGGCGCGAGCCGACTCTTGTCGTATCCTCTCATTGCCACGCGGCGTGGCCGGCTGCAACTTAGCGGGGTATGCGTCGAGACGGAGTTTCCCTTCGGACTCTTCAAGAAACAAACCTTTTACCCGCTTGAAGAAGCAATCATTGTCTGTCCGGAACTCAAGCCGATGGACGAGCGATGGCTAGGGGGTCTTTTCACTGCGGGACCGGACCGTAGCATCCACCGACGAGGCTATGGCAATGATTTGTACAATCTGCGTCTGTATCAAGCAGGAGATGACTCGCGAAAGATTCACTGGCCGACGACGGCACGGACCTCCCAACTGACGGTCCGAGAAACCGAGGCCGAAGACCAACGTCGAGCCATCGTTCATCTACCGATCGTCGCTCCAATGAGCCACGATGCCTTGTTTGAACAGGCGGTCTCCCTCACGGCCTCCATCGTTCACCACCTGACGCAGCACGGATATATTCTTCAGTTGGTCGTGGGGTCGTCGCGCTCGCCCTTCGATCAAGGCGAGCTCCACCTCTTGGACCTTCAGCGAATGCTCGCTCTCTGCGAACGGACTTCGCCCCATGCAGAGTCCGCTATGCCGGGAGAATCGCTGAGACACCCTTTGGATCTCGATGGAGCGACAATCATCGTCGTGCAGTCCTGGCTGGGACCAGAGGATACCGAGCCAGAAAACCTCACCCTACTGATTAACGGATCCGTCGTTGCCGGAGCCTCACATGCAGTTTGA
- a CDS encoding MoxR family ATPase, with protein sequence MNSTQTIRAIQENIARVIKGKPQVIEMSLVALLARGHLLLEDVPGVGKTTLAHSLARSLDCSFKRIQFTSDLLPSDIVGVSIFNRQKQAFEFMPGPIFANIVLADEINRTTPKTQSSLLEAMSEAQISFDNKTYPLNQPFMVIATQNPAEYHGTFPLPESQLDRFLMRLRIGYPSPEEEKKVLERSQSLHPAEELQPLLTAHAVLLLQDQVDQVLMEESITDYLLAIVQSTRQSDLLSLGVSTRGALALSRAAKALSLVRGRTYCLPDDIKELAPIVLSHRIMVARTQGLHQRTFEQAESIIQDLVDTIPVPV encoded by the coding sequence ATGAATTCGACCCAGACCATTCGAGCCATCCAGGAGAATATTGCGCGGGTGATCAAGGGCAAACCGCAGGTGATCGAAATGAGTCTGGTCGCTCTCTTGGCGCGAGGGCATCTTCTCCTCGAAGACGTACCGGGAGTCGGAAAAACGACGCTCGCACATAGTCTGGCACGATCGTTGGATTGCTCCTTCAAGCGTATTCAGTTTACGAGTGATCTGCTTCCATCCGATATCGTCGGGGTCTCCATATTCAATCGTCAGAAACAGGCATTTGAATTCATGCCCGGTCCGATCTTCGCCAACATCGTGCTGGCGGATGAGATCAACCGAACGACGCCGAAGACGCAAAGCAGCCTTTTGGAAGCGATGAGCGAAGCGCAGATTTCCTTCGACAATAAGACCTATCCCCTGAATCAGCCCTTCATGGTCATTGCCACGCAGAATCCAGCCGAATACCATGGCACGTTTCCGCTCCCGGAGTCGCAACTGGATCGGTTCTTGATGCGGCTTCGCATCGGCTATCCCTCGCCGGAGGAAGAGAAGAAAGTCCTCGAGCGATCGCAATCGCTTCATCCGGCCGAAGAGCTTCAACCGTTGCTTACGGCTCATGCTGTCCTGCTGCTCCAGGATCAGGTCGATCAGGTCCTCATGGAAGAAAGCATCACGGACTATCTCCTGGCCATTGTCCAAAGCACCAGGCAGTCGGATCTGCTGTCATTGGGCGTGAGCACCAGAGGAGCGTTGGCGCTGAGCCGCGCTGCCAAAGCGTTGTCGCTCGTCCGTGGACGGACCTATTGTCTCCCGGACGATATTAAGGAACTGGCCCCCATCGTGTTGTCTCACCGCATTATGGTGGCCCGCACACAAGGTTTGCATCAGAGAACCTTTGAGCAAGCTGAGAGCATCATCCAGGATCTGGTCGATACGATTCCCGTCCCTGTCTAG
- a CDS encoding ChaN family lipoprotein, giving the protein MKSRFLPTDPLRRRSGVMLGLFVGILAFPIDCTAEGNGSLRSADDERWQPWQLLETQTGRVVPFPEFVTALEQSDIVYLGEEHHNPYHIEAALKVLNQLVADGIEPTIGMEMFGWDGQQALDDYVSTAQSDANEFLEQVRWKQNWGGAFDDYAPLVRFAQNRQLSVRAMNPPKPLIRRVVKVGLDQARQEPEWAPWRILQEEIVDDPAYRERIVDQLRRCHGGTEEHYQTMYEASMVRDEGMARTLATRQEELRRESGGSRRMIVSYTGAGHVQYNLPVPKRVARRLEGEVKQTTIYMMSFEPGKGSDVRALMQEPIADYIWLTPMGKSSSAKPCR; this is encoded by the coding sequence ATGAAGTCGAGATTCCTGCCTACCGACCCTCTGCGGCGGCGATCGGGCGTCATGCTGGGCTTGTTCGTGGGGATCCTGGCATTTCCGATCGACTGTACGGCTGAGGGAAATGGCAGCCTGCGTTCTGCAGACGATGAGAGATGGCAACCCTGGCAGCTCCTCGAAACCCAAACCGGTCGCGTGGTTCCCTTTCCAGAATTTGTCACGGCGCTGGAACAGTCCGACATTGTCTATCTGGGAGAGGAGCACCACAATCCATACCATATCGAAGCAGCACTGAAAGTGCTGAATCAATTGGTGGCCGACGGTATTGAACCCACTATTGGAATGGAGATGTTCGGCTGGGACGGTCAACAGGCGCTCGATGACTATGTCTCGACCGCCCAGTCGGATGCGAACGAGTTTTTGGAACAGGTGCGCTGGAAACAAAATTGGGGGGGAGCCTTTGATGACTACGCGCCATTGGTGAGGTTTGCTCAAAACCGGCAGTTGTCCGTCCGGGCGATGAATCCACCCAAACCCTTGATTCGTCGAGTCGTGAAGGTGGGCCTTGACCAGGCCAGGCAAGAGCCTGAATGGGCGCCGTGGCGTATCCTCCAGGAAGAGATCGTCGACGATCCAGCGTACCGCGAGAGGATCGTCGATCAGTTGAGACGCTGTCACGGAGGAACCGAGGAGCACTACCAAACGATGTATGAGGCGTCGATGGTTCGGGATGAGGGTATGGCGAGGACGTTGGCCACTAGGCAAGAGGAGCTTCGTCGCGAGAGCGGCGGCTCCCGTCGTATGATCGTGAGCTACACGGGTGCGGGCCATGTTCAATATAACCTCCCCGTGCCGAAGCGGGTCGCCAGGCGCCTGGAAGGGGAGGTCAAACAGACCACGATTTACATGATGTCGTTTGAGCCAGGTAAAGGATCTGATGTTCGGGCTCTCATGCAGGAACCCATCGCGGACTATATTTGGCTGACGCCCATGGGCAAGTCCAGTTCCGCCAAACCCTGCCGGTAG